Proteins from a single region of Scatophagus argus isolate fScaArg1 chromosome 23, fScaArg1.pri, whole genome shotgun sequence:
- the msmp1 gene encoding prostate-associated microseminoprotein, protein MKMELAGVNFVLAAAGFLLWISGGSAAPMECHFNSRALCVFEGRHYSLGETWMDDACMQCTCLQPVGVGCCETVHRPVDFPAWCEVRVEPVTCKVSLVQTADPRLPCSPGEDIKDPSHGSLQLQHQLDE, encoded by the exons ATGAAGATGGAGCTCGCCGGGGTTAACTTTGTGCTTGCAGCTGCGGGGTTTCTTCTGTGGATCAGCGGCGGGTCTGCTGCGCCCATGGAGTGCCACTTCAACTCCAGAG CTCTGTGCGTGTTCGAGGGGAGGCACTACTCACTTGGCGAAACCTGGATGGACGACGCTTGTATGCAGTGTACCTGTCTGCAGCCTGTCGGCGTTGGTTGCTGCGAGAC TGTGCATCGGCCTGTGGATTTCCCTGCGTGGTGTGAGGTGCGGGTGGAGCCAGTGACCTGCAAGGTGTCCCTGGTCCAGACAGCCGACCCCCGCCTGCCCTGCTCTCCAGGTGAGGACATCAAGGACCCCAGCCACGGGTCACTTCAGCTGCAGCACCAGCTCGACGAGTAG